Proteins from a single region of Pseudomonas sp. 10S4:
- a CDS encoding DUF58 domain-containing protein — protein MNASLPPEPGIRVSLAELIEMRHRVREVQLFSTPSQRSPLIGLHHSKLRGRGVDFDQVRVYQAGDDVRTIDWRVTARTQEPHTKLFHEERERPIFIMVEQSRRLFFGSGLMFKSVLAAQAASLIGWAALGHNDRVGGLVFGDNEHYEIKPRRSKQSLLQLLNRLVRVNQSLHTESEQNRDSLNMALRRAREVLRPGSLVIVICDERALTEGSEQQLSLLSRHCDLLLLPLSDPLDHALPAAGLLRFAERGAQLELDTLNFDLRQAYRAQAEARIARWELLAQKLRVLLMPLSTQSEMVEQLREYLNPQKPGKGR, from the coding sequence ATGAACGCCAGCCTGCCGCCCGAGCCGGGCATCCGTGTCAGCCTCGCCGAGCTGATCGAGATGCGTCATCGTGTGCGCGAAGTGCAGCTGTTTTCCACGCCGAGCCAGCGCAGCCCGCTGATCGGCCTGCACCACTCCAAGCTGCGTGGCCGTGGCGTCGACTTCGATCAGGTGCGGGTCTATCAGGCCGGCGACGACGTGCGCACCATCGACTGGCGCGTCACCGCCCGCACCCAGGAGCCGCACACCAAGCTGTTTCACGAGGAACGCGAACGACCGATTTTCATCATGGTCGAGCAAAGCCGTCGGCTGTTTTTCGGCTCGGGGCTGATGTTCAAGTCGGTGCTCGCGGCCCAAGCCGCGAGCCTGATCGGCTGGGCGGCCCTGGGGCATAACGACCGGGTCGGCGGGCTGGTGTTCGGCGACAACGAGCACTACGAAATCAAACCACGGCGCAGCAAGCAGAGCCTGCTGCAATTGCTCAACCGGCTGGTGCGGGTCAACCAGTCGCTGCACACCGAAAGCGAGCAGAACCGCGACTCGCTCAACATGGCCCTGCGCCGCGCCCGGGAAGTGTTACGTCCCGGCAGCCTGGTGATCGTGATCTGCGACGAACGCGCCTTGACCGAAGGTTCCGAGCAACAGCTGAGTCTGTTGTCACGCCATTGCGACTTGTTGCTGCTGCCGCTCTCCGATCCGCTGGACCACGCCCTGCCCGCCGCCGGGCTTTTACGCTTCGCGGAGCGTGGCGCGCAGTTGGAACTCGACACCCTGAATTTCGACCTGCGCCAAGCCTATCGCGCCCAGGCCGAAGCCCGCATCGCCCGCTGGGAATTGCTCGCGCAAAAGCTGCGGGTACTGTTGATGCCACTGAGCACCCAGAGTGAAATGGTTGAGCAACTGCGCGAGTACCTGAACCCACAGAAACCGGGGAAAGGTCGATGA
- a CDS encoding DUF4381 domain-containing protein: MSSLEQLQPLMTPPPIDFWPPAPGWWLLLLLLPLIGFGLWQLRRFIPNKRPIVRAEQPLDPVRLAALVELAQMPKPYDGAPAGAWLQQLNGLLKRLCRNHYPYSQSHTLNGRKWLAFLDNRCPAAGLTRWMVLVEGAYKPECKLDDKAIAGLTHAVDTWIRKHV; the protein is encoded by the coding sequence ATGAGCAGCCTCGAACAACTGCAACCGCTGATGACCCCGCCACCCATCGACTTCTGGCCACCGGCGCCGGGCTGGTGGCTGTTGCTGCTGTTATTGCCGCTGATCGGTTTCGGCCTGTGGCAGTTGCGGCGCTTCATTCCGAACAAACGCCCCATCGTGCGCGCCGAACAGCCGCTGGACCCGGTACGCCTCGCCGCCCTGGTCGAACTGGCGCAAATGCCCAAACCTTACGACGGCGCGCCGGCCGGTGCCTGGCTGCAGCAACTCAACGGCCTGCTCAAACGCCTGTGCCGCAACCATTACCCCTACAGCCAGAGCCACACCCTCAACGGTCGCAAATGGCTGGCATTCCTCGACAACCGCTGCCCGGCTGCTGGCCTGACACGGTGGATGGTGCTGGTGGAAGGCGCCTACAAACCCGAATGCAAACTCGACGACAAGGCCATTGCAGGCCTGACCCACGCCGTCGACACCTGGATTCGCAAACATGTTTGA
- a CDS encoding vWA domain-containing protein, protein MFEFAWPWIFALLPLPWLMRVLLPVADSGEPALKVSFLGDLEGLTRRRARAHLPAWRQQAPFILLWLLLLIAAARPQWLGEPLPIAASGRDLLVAVDVSGSMDFPDMQWQDEDVSRLSLVQHLLGDFLESREGDRVGLILFGSKAYLQAPLTFDRRTVRIWLDEARIGIAGKNTAIGDAIGLALKRLRMRPAQSRVLILVTDGANNGGEIDPLTAARLAASEGVKIYPIGIGADPEQSGTLGFLGVNPSLDLDEPALKAIAEATGGQYFRARDGKELEAIRATLDKLEPVTQQPTQARPAQTLYQWPLALALLLSMLLVVRERWPDNPLQRFLSKDLFLQTQLPDWRQRLKRLRLRRRR, encoded by the coding sequence ATGTTTGAGTTCGCCTGGCCGTGGATCTTTGCCCTGCTGCCATTGCCGTGGCTGATGCGCGTGCTGCTGCCGGTGGCCGACAGCGGCGAACCGGCGCTCAAAGTCAGCTTCCTAGGCGACCTCGAAGGCCTGACCCGACGCCGTGCTCGCGCCCACCTACCGGCCTGGCGCCAGCAAGCGCCGTTCATCCTACTGTGGCTGTTGCTGCTGATCGCCGCCGCCCGACCGCAATGGCTCGGCGAACCGTTGCCGATTGCTGCCAGTGGCCGCGATTTGCTGGTGGCGGTGGACGTGTCCGGCTCGATGGATTTCCCCGACATGCAATGGCAGGACGAAGACGTCAGCCGCTTGTCGCTGGTCCAGCATTTGCTCGGCGACTTTCTGGAAAGCCGCGAAGGTGATCGGGTCGGGCTGATCCTGTTCGGCAGCAAGGCCTACCTGCAAGCGCCGCTGACCTTTGACCGGCGCACGGTGCGCATCTGGCTCGACGAAGCGCGGATCGGCATCGCCGGCAAGAACACCGCCATCGGTGATGCAATTGGCCTGGCGCTCAAGCGTTTGCGCATGCGTCCGGCGCAAAGTCGTGTGCTGATTCTGGTGACCGACGGCGCTAACAATGGCGGCGAAATCGATCCACTGACCGCCGCTCGACTGGCCGCCAGTGAAGGCGTGAAAATCTACCCGATCGGCATCGGTGCCGACCCGGAGCAAAGCGGTACGCTGGGTTTCCTCGGCGTCAACCCGAGCCTGGACCTCGACGAGCCGGCATTGAAGGCTATCGCTGAGGCCACCGGCGGCCAGTACTTCCGCGCCCGCGACGGCAAAGAGCTGGAGGCGATCAGGGCCACCCTCGACAAACTGGAGCCGGTAACCCAGCAACCGACCCAGGCCCGCCCGGCCCAGACGTTGTATCAGTGGCCGCTGGCGTTGGCGCTGTTATTGAGCATGTTGCTGGTGGTGCGCGAGCGCTGGCCGGACAATCCGCTGCAACGTTTCTTGAGCAAGGATCTGTTTTTGCAAACCCAACTGCCAGACTGGCGCCAACGGCTCAAACGCCTGCGCTTGCGGAGGCGTCGATGA
- a CDS encoding tetratricopeptide repeat protein gives MSALWPYWFRPWWLLLLPLLGWLLWQLWHRQKRAGRWQMILPPAFHAALLSGGKGHDSKLPWVVLGLAWVLTIGALLGPSWERVEQTSQKPADPLVVLLELTPEMLATDSPPTRLEQARRKLFDLLQSRSDAQTAIVVYAGSAHTLVPLSDDLSTSRNLLDALKPSLMPEAGHRADLAVVKALALLDQGALGQGRILLIGSSLTEQERQGIRRALDGKSTEFLMLGVGTPEGAPVAQEDGSFLKDAQGAILVPHLDNQGLKAFASDLGGRYHSSRLDDADLGALGLLDGPRNLRNDGQILRLDTWADQGYWLLLPLLLLASFAGRRGWLFCLPLLFLMPQPSYAFDFEDLWLRPDQRGLHLLNQEHPAEAAQHFEDPQWQGVALYEAGDYSGAAERFAQGDDARAHYNRGNALAKSGELEAALDAYDQALERQPDLRPALTNKALVEALIKQKATPPAVEPDKTEGDEAGTASDGPPPGAATQPSSSGEPKSDTQATAPDTEQPSNAPPQPGANEVPGSDLGDEQSTTPPRRPANDSIEGEQAQALEQWLRKIPDDPGELLRRKFWYEQQQHQDQGKIR, from the coding sequence ATGAGCGCGCTCTGGCCTTACTGGTTCCGGCCCTGGTGGCTACTGCTGTTGCCGTTGCTGGGCTGGTTGCTCTGGCAACTCTGGCATCGGCAGAAACGCGCCGGGCGCTGGCAGATGATCCTGCCGCCGGCCTTCCACGCGGCACTACTCAGTGGCGGCAAAGGTCACGACAGTAAATTGCCGTGGGTGGTGCTGGGCCTGGCCTGGGTGCTGACCATCGGTGCTCTGCTCGGGCCGAGTTGGGAACGAGTCGAACAAACCAGCCAGAAACCCGCCGACCCGCTGGTGGTGCTGCTGGAGCTAACCCCGGAAATGCTCGCCACCGACAGCCCACCGACGCGACTGGAACAGGCGCGGCGCAAGCTGTTCGACCTGTTGCAAAGTCGCAGCGATGCCCAGACCGCAATCGTCGTCTACGCCGGCAGCGCTCACACGCTGGTGCCGTTGTCGGATGACTTGTCCACCAGCCGTAATCTGCTGGACGCGCTCAAGCCTTCGTTGATGCCCGAGGCCGGTCATCGCGCCGATCTGGCGGTGGTCAAGGCCTTGGCGCTGCTGGATCAGGGCGCTCTGGGCCAGGGCCGGATCCTGCTGATCGGCTCGTCCCTGACCGAACAGGAACGCCAGGGTATTCGCCGCGCACTGGACGGCAAGTCCACGGAGTTTCTGATGCTCGGCGTCGGTACGCCCGAAGGCGCGCCGGTGGCTCAGGAGGACGGCAGTTTCCTCAAGGACGCCCAAGGCGCGATTCTGGTGCCGCACCTCGACAACCAAGGCCTGAAAGCCTTCGCCAGCGACCTGGGCGGTCGCTACCACTCGTCAAGGCTGGACGACGCTGATCTGGGCGCCCTCGGCCTGCTCGATGGCCCGCGCAACTTGCGTAACGATGGCCAGATCCTGCGCCTCGATACTTGGGCCGACCAGGGTTACTGGCTGTTGCTGCCACTGTTACTGCTGGCCTCCTTTGCCGGACGCCGGGGTTGGTTGTTCTGCCTGCCGCTGTTGTTCCTGATGCCGCAACCGAGTTACGCCTTCGACTTTGAAGACCTGTGGCTGCGCCCCGATCAACGGGGGCTGCATTTGCTCAATCAGGAGCACCCGGCCGAGGCCGCCCAGCATTTCGAAGACCCGCAATGGCAGGGTGTGGCGCTCTATGAAGCCGGCGACTACAGCGGCGCCGCCGAGCGCTTCGCCCAAGGCGACGACGCACGGGCGCACTACAATCGGGGTAACGCCCTGGCCAAGAGCGGTGAACTGGAAGCGGCGCTGGATGCTTATGACCAGGCCCTGGAGCGCCAGCCGGATTTGCGTCCGGCACTGACCAACAAGGCGTTGGTCGAAGCCTTGATCAAACAGAAAGCCACGCCACCGGCCGTTGAACCGGACAAAACCGAAGGCGACGAGGCCGGGACTGCCAGCGACGGCCCGCCGCCCGGCGCCGCCACCCAGCCTTCGAGCAGCGGCGAGCCGAAATCCGATACCCAGGCCACCGCGCCCGACACCGAACAACCGTCTAACGCGCCGCCGCAACCTGGCGCCAATGAAGTACCGGGCAGCGATCTGGGGGACGAACAAAGCACCACGCCTCCACGGCGCCCGGCCAACGACAGCATTGAAGGCGAACAAGCCCAGGCGCTGGAGCAATGGCTGCGCAAGATCCCGGATGACCCGGGCGAACTGCTCCGGCGCAAATTCTGGTACGAACAGCAACAACATCAGGATCAGGGAAAAATTCGATGA
- a CDS encoding BatD family protein: MTRFTALLLALLFWSFQAQAADLVASVDRSRLNTGETVELTLESNDVTQFGKPDLTPLEPLFEVRGTRQVNQLTTINGDNRATTRWIITLLPKQNGSVEIPSLQLGEVRSQPISIQVVETETQDTKNTLAPVFIEASLDQSSVYVQAQAILTLRIYHSVSLYDDSSLTPLQIPDARIEQLGESRTYEKVINGLRHGVIEMRYAIFPQHSGVLTIPTQVFSATLVDAQPSQDTSAQGPKTGKLLRVSSAEIPLTVKAKPATYPADSPWLPARSLSLSESWSPEPDHAQVGDSLTRSLTVKAEGLASSQLPPLPATDVNGLRRYPDQPVLGNQNSERGLIGSREDREALVPAHSGAIELPSVDVVWWNTFEDHLEHSNLPARTLQVTNNPSLVVDTPAGSPQVSYGADSEALWWWKLSTVILACTTLLGFGLWWRARWQPAILRAAQTGPSPRTVLDDLKRACQANDPHATRQALDAWARQQPETLADMAARFVPLSDALDGLNGALYSETGQHWQGEDLWRATRAIPMAERVHDPVGDSGLPPLYPK; this comes from the coding sequence ATGACCCGCTTCACCGCTCTCTTGCTCGCGCTGCTCTTCTGGTCCTTTCAGGCCCAGGCTGCGGATCTGGTCGCCAGTGTGGATCGCAGTCGCCTGAACACCGGAGAAACAGTCGAACTGACCCTGGAATCCAACGACGTCACACAGTTCGGCAAACCGGACCTGACACCACTGGAGCCGCTGTTTGAAGTGCGCGGCACCCGCCAGGTCAACCAGTTGACCACGATCAACGGCGACAACCGTGCCACCACGCGCTGGATCATTACCCTACTGCCCAAGCAAAACGGCAGCGTGGAGATACCGTCGCTGCAACTGGGCGAAGTCCGCAGTCAGCCGATCAGCATCCAGGTGGTAGAGACCGAAACCCAGGACACCAAGAACACCTTGGCGCCGGTATTCATCGAAGCCAGCCTCGATCAGTCCAGCGTGTACGTGCAGGCCCAGGCGATTTTGACCTTGCGCATCTACCATTCGGTGTCGCTGTACGACGACAGCAGCCTGACCCCGTTGCAGATTCCCGATGCGCGCATCGAACAACTGGGCGAGTCGCGCACTTATGAAAAAGTCATCAACGGTCTGCGCCATGGCGTGATCGAAATGCGCTACGCGATCTTCCCCCAACACAGCGGTGTGCTGACCATCCCGACGCAGGTGTTCAGCGCTACCCTGGTCGACGCGCAACCGTCCCAGGATACCAGCGCTCAAGGGCCGAAAACCGGCAAGTTGCTGCGCGTCAGCTCGGCCGAGATCCCACTGACGGTCAAAGCCAAACCCGCGACCTACCCAGCCGATTCGCCATGGCTGCCGGCGCGCAGCTTGAGCCTCAGCGAAAGCTGGAGCCCGGAGCCGGATCACGCGCAGGTTGGCGATTCACTGACCCGCAGCCTGACCGTGAAGGCTGAAGGCCTGGCCAGTTCACAGTTGCCGCCGCTGCCCGCGACCGACGTCAACGGCTTGCGCCGCTACCCGGACCAACCGGTGCTGGGCAATCAGAACAGTGAGCGTGGCCTGATCGGCAGTCGTGAAGATCGTGAAGCTTTGGTGCCCGCCCACAGTGGCGCCATCGAGTTGCCATCGGTGGACGTGGTCTGGTGGAACACCTTCGAAGATCACCTGGAACACAGCAATCTGCCGGCCCGAACCCTGCAAGTGACGAATAATCCGAGCCTGGTAGTCGACACCCCGGCGGGTTCTCCACAAGTGAGTTACGGCGCCGACAGCGAAGCCCTGTGGTGGTGGAAACTCAGCACCGTGATCCTGGCCTGTACCACCCTGCTCGGCTTCGGCCTCTGGTGGCGCGCCCGCTGGCAACCGGCGATCCTGCGCGCCGCGCAAACCGGCCCGAGCCCGCGCACCGTGCTCGACGACCTCAAGCGTGCCTGCCAGGCCAACGACCCCCACGCCACCCGCCAGGCCCTCGACGCCTGGGCCCGGCAACAACCGGAAACCCTGGCCGACATGGCGGCGCGTTTTGTGCCGCTGTCGGATGCGCTCGATGGCTTGAACGGCGCGCTGTACAGTGAAACCGGCCAGCATTGGCAAGGCGAAGACCTGTGGCGCGCGACCCGGGCGATCCCGATGGCTGAGCGGGTTCACGACCCGGTGGGTGACAGCGGGTTGCCGCCGCTTTATCCCAAATAG
- a CDS encoding type VI secretion system tip protein VgrG: protein MFSTANEVVFRLDIAGFPYDLQVLEFRAKEALNQPYEVNLELVSERPDLELESLLHRPAFLTFGPDNSGLHGYVYRVAQGDSGKRLTHYQITLVPRLAYLAHRHNQRIFQHLSVPQIIGKVLADHGIQADTWRFQLNAEYRPRLYCVQYTESDLHFIQRLCEEEGLHFHFQHSASGHVLVFGDDQTVFPKPKSPTAYVQGSGMVAEASVIDRFHISLETRTTHVSRRDYDFEKPRLQLDSESKSSQLPLLEDYAFPGQFTERERGKHLARRALERHRADYRQARGRGDQSVMRSGHFVDMTEHPRGDWNGLWLLIEVEHVGKQPQVLEESITHVNPDDGFSQGYRNQFVATPWDVMYRPALEHPKPRMTGNQHAVVTGPPGEEIYCDEYGRVKVQLPWDRDGQHNEHSSCWLRVAAGWANDRYGSVLIPRVGMEVLVGFSEGDPDKPFVLGCLPNAATPVPLDLPAEQTQSIFRSQSSPGGGGYNELRIEDRAGSEEIALRAQRDFVQLVLNDERIQVDNQRTVVVGGIASHDLRAEEQLCIHGNRLTELKQDDHLLVLGEQHIRVNNQRLSASQHIHLSAGQQVVLDGGAHLTVKAGGHWLTLGPEGILSSVAIVPGGAPAVGMPAVPLMPGALSLRKVTFDAARQRHALVSNRSSRCLICEAARA, encoded by the coding sequence ATGTTCAGTACGGCCAACGAAGTCGTTTTCAGACTCGATATTGCAGGTTTCCCCTACGACCTTCAGGTACTTGAGTTCCGGGCCAAGGAAGCGCTGAACCAACCTTATGAGGTCAACCTCGAACTGGTCAGCGAACGCCCCGACCTGGAACTTGAGTCACTGCTGCATCGCCCGGCCTTTCTGACGTTTGGCCCCGACAATTCCGGCCTTCATGGCTATGTCTATCGAGTCGCCCAAGGCGACTCGGGCAAACGCCTGACCCACTATCAGATCACTCTGGTTCCCCGTCTCGCCTATCTTGCTCACCGCCACAATCAGCGCATTTTTCAGCACCTGAGCGTGCCGCAGATCATCGGCAAAGTACTGGCCGATCACGGAATCCAAGCGGATACCTGGCGCTTCCAACTCAACGCAGAGTACCGGCCACGACTCTACTGCGTGCAATACACCGAGTCAGATCTGCACTTCATTCAACGGCTGTGCGAGGAAGAAGGTCTGCACTTTCATTTTCAGCACAGTGCCTCAGGACATGTGCTGGTGTTCGGCGATGACCAGACGGTGTTCCCGAAACCCAAGAGCCCGACGGCATATGTTCAGGGTAGCGGCATGGTTGCCGAAGCTTCGGTAATTGATCGCTTCCATATAAGCCTTGAAACCCGTACCACCCATGTCAGCCGCCGGGATTACGACTTCGAAAAACCGCGCCTGCAACTCGATAGCGAAAGCAAGAGTTCACAGTTGCCCCTGTTGGAGGACTACGCCTTCCCAGGGCAATTCACCGAGCGTGAACGCGGCAAGCATCTGGCCAGGCGGGCTCTGGAGCGCCATCGCGCCGATTACCGGCAAGCCCGTGGGCGCGGTGATCAAAGCGTCATGCGCAGCGGGCATTTCGTTGACATGACCGAACACCCACGCGGCGACTGGAATGGTTTGTGGTTGCTGATCGAGGTTGAGCACGTCGGCAAACAACCTCAGGTGCTGGAAGAGTCAATAACGCACGTTAACCCTGATGACGGCTTCAGCCAGGGTTACCGCAATCAGTTCGTCGCGACACCATGGGACGTGATGTACCGACCGGCCCTTGAACACCCAAAACCCCGAATGACCGGCAATCAACATGCAGTGGTCACCGGACCACCCGGTGAAGAAATCTACTGCGACGAGTACGGCCGGGTGAAGGTCCAACTGCCGTGGGATCGCGACGGTCAGCACAACGAACACTCAAGCTGTTGGCTACGAGTTGCCGCCGGTTGGGCAAATGACCGCTATGGCAGCGTGCTGATCCCGCGAGTAGGCATGGAAGTGCTGGTGGGCTTCAGCGAGGGCGATCCCGACAAACCTTTTGTGCTGGGCTGCTTGCCTAACGCGGCGACACCCGTGCCGCTGGACCTGCCCGCCGAACAGACGCAAAGCATCTTTCGCAGCCAGAGCAGCCCCGGCGGCGGCGGTTACAACGAGTTGCGCATCGAGGACAGAGCCGGCTCAGAGGAAATAGCCCTGCGAGCCCAGCGCGATTTCGTACAGCTCGTGCTCAACGATGAACGCATTCAGGTCGACAACCAACGCACCGTCGTGGTCGGCGGCATCGCCAGCCACGACCTGCGCGCAGAAGAACAACTGTGCATTCACGGCAACCGCCTCACCGAACTCAAACAGGACGATCACCTGCTGGTGCTGGGCGAGCAACACATTCGCGTCAACAATCAGCGACTCAGCGCCTCGCAGCATATCCACCTCAGCGCCGGGCAACAGGTTGTCCTCGATGGTGGAGCCCACCTGACGGTCAAGGCTGGCGGTCATTGGCTGACGCTGGGACCGGAAGGCATTCTCAGCAGCGTGGCGATTGTGCCGGGCGGCGCCCCGGCCGTGGGCATGCCGGCAGTGCCGCTGATGCCGGGTGCATTGTCGCTGCGCAAGGTGACCTTCGATGCAGCGCGGCAACGCCATGCCCTGGTGTCAAACCGCAGCTCACGCTGCCTGATTTGCGAGGCGGCCCGAGCATGA
- a CDS encoding DUF4123 domain-containing protein, producing MSLSTSLPADLPWGEQQAFVLLDGATLSDLPQRLKQLSPGANTLALYDCPPFTELRDISPLLVMIEQPAAPIFQFYLEHAHEEWGVLLFSPESTDSVVRHLRKLLTVELSQGQQVFLRLADAGVLHGLLSSGDQRLFGPVSCAVIADCVSANWHRHQPRLTGCSELPMPYRLSLEQEAALEQVDRRRALLELDTHLCRFFPEHQAGQTVALRWPMLEQRFEEAHALGLSSQSELFYYANVMASLDGSPLDQHPHINRLLHTPSLQLPGERIALAADLAHQWAIQRGRP from the coding sequence ATGAGCCTCTCAACTTCACTGCCGGCAGACCTGCCCTGGGGCGAGCAACAGGCGTTTGTGTTGCTGGATGGCGCGACCCTCAGCGATCTACCGCAACGCTTGAAACAATTGAGTCCCGGCGCAAACACCCTTGCGCTGTACGACTGCCCGCCCTTCACCGAGCTGCGGGATATTTCACCGCTGTTAGTGATGATCGAGCAGCCTGCGGCGCCAATTTTTCAGTTCTATCTGGAGCACGCACACGAGGAATGGGGCGTGTTGCTGTTCAGCCCGGAGTCGACGGATAGCGTTGTCCGCCACTTGCGCAAATTGCTGACAGTCGAGCTGTCGCAGGGTCAGCAGGTGTTCCTGCGCCTGGCCGATGCCGGCGTGCTGCACGGCTTGCTCAGCAGCGGCGATCAGCGCTTGTTTGGCCCGGTTTCTTGTGCCGTGATTGCCGACTGCGTCAGCGCCAACTGGCATCGCCATCAGCCACGCCTGACCGGTTGCTCTGAACTGCCGATGCCCTACCGTTTGAGCCTTGAGCAAGAGGCAGCGCTGGAACAGGTGGATCGGCGCCGTGCATTGCTGGAACTCGACACGCATCTATGCCGCTTTTTCCCTGAACACCAGGCCGGTCAAACCGTTGCCCTGCGCTGGCCAATGCTCGAACAACGCTTCGAGGAGGCCCACGCCCTCGGCTTGAGCAGCCAATCCGAGTTGTTCTATTACGCCAACGTCATGGCCTCGTTGGACGGCTCACCGCTCGATCAGCACCCACACATCAATCGACTGCTGCACACGCCGTCGCTGCAATTGCCCGGCGAGCGCATTGCGCTGGCCGCTGACCTCGCCCACCAGTGGGCCATCCAACGGGGCCGCCCATGA